The Methanolacinia petrolearia DSM 11571 genome has a segment encoding these proteins:
- the putP gene encoding sodium/proline symporter PutP: protein MVGNELEILAAFVVYLGVMVTIGFLYYKKTNSVSDYILGGRGLNKFVTALSAEASDMSGWLLIGVPGLAYLSGMSVIWIAIGLIIGTFLNWKFIAKRLRVYTKNANDSLTLPDFFKNRFGDNSDIIGAISAIFILIFFLIYTSAQFVASGKLFNTVFGVDYTTALLIGSLIVVLYTFTGGFKAVCLTDFIQGCLMFFALLIVPIMALAILGGPGNAIAEIEQINPSLLNPFLNPDGSPLTIIAVVSMLAWGLGYFGQPHILVRFMAIKNPGEIKEARAVAMVWVIISLFAAVAIGVIGRVFLPQTLAGAESETVFMVMTGEVFFSFLAGIIFCGILAAIMSTASSQLLVSASAVSQDLYKTYLKSDATDRQLIWISRFSVLAVAICAIVIAVNPDSFVFNIVSYAWAGFGAAFGPIVIMALFWKRTTLQGALAGIIVGGLTVLIWMQFEFFGLYEIVPGFIFSMIAIYVVSIRTAPPDDSIVKVFEETEKELAESPD, encoded by the coding sequence ATGGTTGGCAACGAACTGGAAATACTGGCGGCCTTTGTCGTCTATCTTGGCGTAATGGTCACAATCGGATTTTTGTATTATAAAAAGACGAACAGTGTCAGCGACTACATCCTCGGGGGAAGAGGACTAAACAAGTTTGTAACGGCGCTCAGTGCGGAGGCATCCGATATGAGCGGGTGGCTCCTTATAGGAGTTCCCGGTCTGGCATATCTTTCGGGAATGTCGGTCATATGGATCGCAATCGGGCTTATTATCGGAACATTCCTGAACTGGAAATTCATCGCGAAGAGACTCAGGGTCTATACCAAAAACGCGAACGACTCCCTTACCCTTCCCGACTTTTTCAAGAACAGGTTCGGCGACAACTCCGATATCATCGGCGCCATCTCGGCAATTTTTATCCTGATATTCTTCCTGATATACACGTCCGCACAATTCGTTGCCAGCGGAAAACTGTTCAATACGGTATTCGGCGTAGATTATACCACCGCCCTTCTCATAGGATCGCTGATCGTCGTATTGTACACTTTCACCGGCGGATTCAAGGCCGTATGCCTGACCGACTTCATTCAGGGCTGTCTGATGTTCTTCGCCCTCCTCATCGTTCCGATCATGGCGCTCGCAATTCTCGGGGGTCCGGGGAATGCAATCGCAGAGATCGAACAGATCAATCCATCACTCTTAAACCCGTTCCTCAATCCGGACGGAAGCCCTCTTACAATAATCGCAGTCGTATCCATGCTTGCATGGGGCCTCGGCTACTTCGGCCAGCCGCATATTCTCGTCAGGTTTATGGCGATTAAAAATCCCGGCGAAATAAAGGAGGCAAGAGCGGTCGCGATGGTCTGGGTCATCATATCACTCTTTGCTGCGGTTGCCATAGGAGTCATCGGGAGAGTGTTCCTTCCGCAGACTCTTGCCGGTGCGGAATCGGAGACGGTCTTCATGGTCATGACTGGCGAGGTCTTCTTCTCCTTTTTGGCAGGAATAATATTCTGCGGGATTCTCGCGGCAATCATGAGCACCGCCTCTTCACAGCTTCTTGTAAGTGCGTCCGCGGTCTCACAGGATCTATACAAGACATATCTCAAATCCGATGCAACCGACAGGCAGCTGATCTGGATAAGCAGGTTCTCTGTTCTTGCTGTCGCGATCTGTGCAATAGTGATTGCGGTTAACCCGGACAGCTTCGTATTCAACATCGTCTCGTATGCATGGGCGGGCTTCGGTGCGGCATTCGGTCCGATCGTGATTATGGCGCTCTTCTGGAAGAGAACAACTCTTCAGGGCGCCCTTGCGGGGATCATTGTGGGAGGACTGACGGTTCTCATATGGATGCAGTTCGAATTCTTCGGCCTCTACGAGATCGTTCCCGGATTCATATTCTCGATGATAGCCATCTACGTGGTGAGCATCCGCACTGCACCGCCGGACGATTCCATCGTAAAAGTCTTTGAAGAGACGGAAAAAGAGTTGGCGGAAAGTCCTGATTAA
- a CDS encoding ArsR/SmtB family transcription factor has product MIGKSKMGKKNFILNKDVFEILACDTRIDILKSLSSRRKTNSEISKELSLQTPTIYRHLEKLEGAGLIKSVDSNNKWVYYELTPIGNALINPEKENNFSILLSSFLTYITTFAIVYTYYTMPKLTSAPLFPHLLGDPFLILFFAGITATVLQTLIIINFYLKRRN; this is encoded by the coding sequence ATGATAGGGAAAAGCAAAATGGGGAAAAAGAATTTTATTCTGAATAAAGATGTCTTTGAGATTTTAGCATGTGACACCAGAATAGATATACTAAAATCACTTAGTTCAAGAAGAAAAACAAATTCAGAAATCTCAAAAGAACTTTCTCTACAAACACCAACAATTTATCGTCATCTTGAAAAATTAGAAGGAGCAGGGTTGATAAAATCGGTAGATTCAAACAATAAATGGGTATATTATGAACTTACTCCTATAGGAAATGCATTAATTAATCCTGAAAAAGAAAATAATTTTTCAATTCTACTATCTTCTTTTCTTACATATATCACGACTTTCGCAATTGTATATACATATTATACTATGCCAAAACTCACTTCTGCACCGTTGTTTCCACATTTATTAGGAGATCCGTTTTTAATATTATTTTTTGCAGGCATTACTGCGACAGTATTACAAACACTAATTATAATTAATTTTTATTTAAAGAGAAGAAATTAA
- a CDS encoding flavodoxin family protein, with protein sequence MKIIGIASSPRKGGNSQTLVEHVLSGAREEGAETELIRLCERNIQPCTGCNSCKSGNGCIIQDSMEDLCDTLAEADVLVFGSPIYWSRLNAQAYPFIDRLYALLKPDFSTDFPKGKKMAVALTCGGMEEEQLNPVNDYLKFVFGFLGFTDAGFVCQNQCFLPDDLAKYPDKIKEAEQLGRTLVK encoded by the coding sequence ATGAAAATTATTGGTATTGCGTCAAGCCCACGGAAAGGCGGGAACAGCCAGACGCTTGTGGAGCATGTTCTTTCCGGTGCACGGGAAGAGGGAGCGGAGACCGAACTGATAAGGCTTTGCGAAAGAAACATCCAGCCCTGTACAGGATGCAACAGCTGCAAAAGCGGGAACGGCTGTATCATACAGGACAGCATGGAAGATCTCTGCGATACCCTGGCAGAAGCGGACGTTCTGGTCTTCGGATCTCCGATCTACTGGTCGAGGCTGAACGCACAGGCATATCCGTTCATCGACAGGTTGTATGCCCTCTTAAAGCCGGACTTTTCCACGGATTTCCCCAAGGGCAAAAAGATGGCTGTCGCGCTTACATGCGGCGGAATGGAAGAGGAACAGCTGAATCCTGTTAACGACTACCTGAAATTCGTCTTCGGGTTCCTGGGATTTACCGATGCAGGTTTCGTCTGCCAGAACCAGTGCTTTTTGCCCGACGATCTTGCCAAGTACCCCGACAAGATCAAAGAGGCGGAGCAGCTGGGGAGAACCCTGGTAAAATAA